The Starkeya sp. ORNL1 DNA window GATGTCGCGGCGATGCATGCGCACATCGAGGCGACCGGCCTTGCCTGCCTGGTGACGGTCGGCGCCGCCGGGCCGCTGGTCAGCCATGTGCCGCTGCGACTTGACCGGGACGCCGGGCCGTTCGGCACGCTGAGCGGACATCTCGCCCGCGCCAATCCGCAGCTCGAGGCCAGCGATCTTTCGCAATCGGCACTGGCGGTGTTCCTGCTTGCCGACGCTTATGTCTCGCCGTCCTGGTACGCCTCCAAGGCCGAGCATGGCCGCGTCGTGCCGACCTGGAACTACAGCGTCGTGCACGCCCGTGGCCGCCTCGAACTGTTCGACGACCGCGAGGCGCTGATGGCGCAGGTCGCCGCACTCACGGATCGCCACGAGGCGCGCTTCGACGCGCCCTGGCAGGCGAACGATGCGCCGGCGGATTATCTGGAGCGCCAGTTGCGCGCCATTGTCGGCCTGCGGCTGCGGATCGAGGCGCTGGAAGGCAAGGCCAAGCTGAGCCAGAACCAGAAGCCGGCGGACTATGCCGGGGTGGTCGCCGGGCTCGGCGCCTCCGCGAGCGAGACCGATCGCACGGTGGCCGCGATGATGGCGGCGAAGCGCGAGGACTGAGAAAGGCGCTCAGCCCTCGGTGTCCTTCGTGTCCTTGCTCGTGATCAGGCCGGAGGCGACATCCCGGATCGCCGGGGCGGGCAGCGCGGCGAAGGGGAGCGGGCGCGTCACCTCGATCGCCGCTAGGCCGAGCCGGGCGGTCAGCAGGCCGTTCACCACGCCTTCGCCGAGCTTGGCCGAAAGCTTCGCCGCGATGCCGTGGCCGACCACCTGCTGGACCAGCGAATCCCCCGCGGCCATGCCTCCGGTGACGGCAAGATGGGCAATGACCTGGCGGAACAGGCGGAACATGCCGAGCGCGCCGGGCCGCCCGCCATAGAGCACGGCGAGCCGCCGCACCAGGGCGATCGCCGTGACCAGCACGAAGATGAGATCGACCGCCGCGCGCGGGCTCACCGCGGTGACGATGGAGACGCGTTTCGCCGCCGCGGAGACCAAAGCGGTCGCCTCGGCATCGAGCGGGGCCATCAGGTGCCGCTCGGTCAGCCGCACCAGATCGGCGCCGTCGATGATGGCGCCGAGATGGGAGTTGAGCTCGGTGCGGGCGCGAAACAGCCGGGGCGAGGATTTGGCGATGGTGAGCAACTCCCGCGTCACGCCCTCCGCCAGCTTGCGATCGTCCTTCGCCAGCGCCTCCATGGCCTGCAGGCGCAGCTTGTTGAGCGTGCGCAGCCGCATCAGCCCAAACACTTCGCGCCCGAGAATGACCAGCGTGGCCAAGGCGAGTGCGGCGGCGAAGGCGAGCGCCAGCCAGCCGAGCCAGTCGGAACGGGCGAACATGTCGTCGATCAGCCGCCACACCGCGAGGCTGACGCCCATCGAGACCAGGCCGCCGAGCCCGGTCCAGAACAGCGTGCCCCAGCGCGACGTCTCGGGCGGGGCAGGCGGCAACGGCACCTCGCTGGGCGCGTCGGGCAGCACCAGCGAGGGCGTCACCACGATGGCGCCGCGCGGCGCGCTCTGGCCTTCCTCTGCGAGCACGACATCCGGATCATCGAGCCGGAAGGCTTGCGGGCGGCGAGGGGATTTGGGCGCTGAAGGATCTTGCATGGCTACCTCAGCCGGTCGCCGAGCAGGAACTGCAAGGCGCGATCGAGCCGGATATGGGGAAACGGCAGCGGAACGCCATCGGCATTGCGCTCCACCACCGGTGGCCGGAAGCGCAGGAAGCGGAAGTCGCCGCCCGTGGCGTCC harbors:
- a CDS encoding FMN-binding negative transcriptional regulator → MLYTPSAFREDDVAAMHAHIEATGLACLVTVGAAGPLVSHVPLRLDRDAGPFGTLSGHLARANPQLEASDLSQSALAVFLLADAYVSPSWYASKAEHGRVVPTWNYSVVHARGRLELFDDREALMAQVAALTDRHEARFDAPWQANDAPADYLERQLRAIVGLRLRIEALEGKAKLSQNQKPADYAGVVAGLGASASETDRTVAAMMAAKRED
- a CDS encoding TIGR01620 family protein, which encodes MQDPSAPKSPRRPQAFRLDDPDVVLAEEGQSAPRGAIVVTPSLVLPDAPSEVPLPPAPPETSRWGTLFWTGLGGLVSMGVSLAVWRLIDDMFARSDWLGWLALAFAAALALATLVILGREVFGLMRLRTLNKLRLQAMEALAKDDRKLAEGVTRELLTIAKSSPRLFRARTELNSHLGAIIDGADLVRLTERHLMAPLDAEATALVSAAAKRVSIVTAVSPRAAVDLIFVLVTAIALVRRLAVLYGGRPGALGMFRLFRQVIAHLAVTGGMAAGDSLVQQVVGHGIAAKLSAKLGEGVVNGLLTARLGLAAIEVTRPLPFAALPAPAIRDVASGLITSKDTKDTEG